A stretch of DNA from bacterium:
ACTCTGTCCCCAAGGATAAGAAATACCTGAACTACCAAGATTAGGATCATTAGCTATCCTGTCTGCCACAACCACTGTGTCATCTGCGGTCTGTTCATTCAGGTCCTTTGCATATGCATAGGAGCAGTTATTAACAAGTTCATTGCCACCAGGGAACTGAGTTCCTCCTGTTGAATTGTTCCTACCATACATCCTGTCAGACGGGCACCTGAATGTCTTTCTGTCTTCAAGGTATCCAGTGATTGATGAGCCAGGTATACCCAGCAGGAGTTTGAACTCATCTATGACTATTCTGTTCTGGTTGAAGACAGGGTAGCTCTCATCATAGTCCTGTGCATACATCTTCAGTGCCAGCCCTATCTGCTTCAGGTTTGAGATACAGACACCTCTACGCGCCTGTTCCCTCGCCCTCGCTAATGCCGGTAGCAACATCGCCGCAAGGATTGCTATAATGGCGATGACTA
This window harbors:
- a CDS encoding DUF1559 domain-containing protein, producing the protein MKRQKTGFTLIELLVVIAIIAILAAMLLPALARAREQARRGVCISNLKQIGLALKMYAQDYDESYPVFNQNRIVIDEFKLLLGIPGSSITGYLEDRKTFRCPSDRMYGRNNSTGGTQFPGGNELVNNCSYAYAKDLNEQTADDTVVVADRIANDPNLGSSGISYPWGQS